Proteins from one Impatiens glandulifera chromosome 2, dImpGla2.1, whole genome shotgun sequence genomic window:
- the LOC124924084 gene encoding rac-like GTP-binding protein 5 produces the protein MSGSRFIKCVTVGDGAVGKTCMLISYTSNTFPTDYVPTVFDNFSANVVVDGSTVNLGLWDTAGQEDYNRLRPLSYRGADVFILAFSLISKASYENISKKWIPELRHYAPAVPIVLVGTKLDLREDKQFFVDHPGAVPISTTQGEELRKQIGAAAYIECSSKTQQNVKAVFDAAIKVVLQPPKQKRRKKRKGQNACSIL, from the exons ATGAGTGGTTCGAGGTTTATAAAATGTGTCACCGTCGGCGATGGAGCGGTGGGCAAAACTTGTATGCTAATTTCATATACCAGCAACACCTTTCCTACT GATTACGTGCCCACTGTTTTTGACAATTTTAGTGCAAACGTTGTTGTGGATGGAAGCACTGTGAACTTGGGGTTATGGGATACAGCAG GTCAGGAAGATTACAATCGACTAAGACCTTTGAGCTATCGTGGAGCTGATGTTTTCATACTAGCATTTTCTCTTATTAGCAAGGCGAGCTATGAAAACATTTCCAAAAAG TGGATTCCTGAATTAAGGCATTATGCTCCTGCAGTTCCAATTGTTCTTGTTGGGACAAAGCTCG ATCTTCGAGAAGATAAACAGTTTTTCGTTGACCATCCTGGAGCTGTGCCCATTTCCACAACTCAGGGAGAAGAGCTTAGAAAGCAAATTGGTGCTGCTGCTTACATTGAATGTAGCTCAAAAACCCAGCAAAACGTGAAGGCTGTGTTTGATGCTGCAATTAAGGTGGTTCTTCAACCACCTAAGCAGAAAAGGAGAAAGAAGAGGAAAGGGCAAAATGCTTGCAGTATCTTGTAG